The sequence caCCCATATTACATGTCAATGAACGCGCTTAATTacgtcaaaaaataaaaaaaatccttcTACCATGTAACCTTatgttcacatttttttttctttgcttacaGGAAGAATGTTGCCAGGAAACTTGTTCTTCTGAGCCTGTCACAGAAGGACACTTGCCGTGCCGACTATTACGTCAAGTGCCTTACAGAAACAGTTTCTGGAGGTAGGAGGGCTGTGTTTCTTGCTTGTTCATGTACAGTGCTTGGCATTGAAAAGCCATACTCGGAGCACATAGCGCTGCAGTGAGGGGCACGGTGATGGCGAGAACGTTTgtgacacatggtgactgcatccggGTAAACAGCGATTTAGTCCGCGGTTCTCAGTGGCAGCCGTCAAAGCGCTGCAATCCCTTCGGAACGCACGCGCGGCNNNNNNNNNNNNNNNNNNNNNNNNNNNNNNNNNNNNNNNNNNNNNNNNNNNNNNNNNNNNNNNNNNNNNNNNNNNNNNNNNNNNNNNNNNNNNNNNNNNNTAttcgcaagcgcgtcttgtcgagacgcggtcagcttggctgcaaacgacggcgaaacctagtggacgcaccttcacgctacgctcaactgactccacagcggaacgcgaggtgcgttctacgttcaacgagcggggcgacgctaggccgcttagctattacccttcctttcttctcgcgctccgctgatctctccgctcttccgctgggaccgctggtccgctgagccgcttagctattactcactactAATAGCAGTCCAGATTTCTTTGTGTCTTTGTGAAAGATGTTACGCTAACCGTTGTGGACGCTTTTTAACGTGATGACAGCTCTGTGGGTCAGGAAAGGTGCCGCCAAGCGGTGGCCATCCTGAGCTTCACGGTGATGGACCACGACATGATGACCAGGAACGACTTCGAAGGCGAGGCCTTCTACGCCCTGGCCGCGGTGGCGGGAGTTGAGGACTCCGTGCCCATCGCGCCATCGCAGCCCGTGGACTTGCCACTGTTGCAGCCAAAGGAGAAAAGTGAGTTGAAGCTGCTCGCTAGACCATTGTGTCATGTTTAGCAGTGTGGTTTTCTTGGCCACTTGTTATATGGTGACAAAGTGAAGGATTCCAGCACGTTCTGACGCGAGCACAACAGCACTTTGCCCACAGGACAAAgtctggacttacaactgaagctTCCTGAAACAAGGTATTCACTAGAACGCCATCACGCATACATAAAGAACTAACATTAATAAGCATTAGCAGTAATCTGTTAGGTTGTATGTTTGCATGATGATTGCCGTCGGTTTTTCCACTGTTGTCCACCGCCTTCGATGAGCAGGACATGCCGATGGAGGGCGGTGGACACTAAGCGAGTTGTCAGATAAAGCGGATGGAATTGTACGTAATAAATACTCGTCTGTCCTTTCACGCAATGTTAATTTCAGCAAAGCGGATGGAATTGCTGCCTAATATAGACTCGTTTATTCTTACGCACAAAGTTAATGGAAGGAAAGTTTACAGTTGGAAGAAAGCTCCTCAGGTAATGTAGCGCTtgagaaataataaaacattaaGGCTGGACTTGGTGAACGACAAGGCCTACACGTAACTTTTACGGATCGAGTGAAACTAAGATGCAGTAATCACCGCCTAAGCACTCCGTACAAATGAttcaccagcgaagctgaaacctgCGGCCCCGGTCCAGAAATCTTAACTGGTGTTTGCCGCGCCTGTGATCCctccattttagatgcgaagcagcttttgcttggggctTTGTCCGTAGATCCATTGGCGAACGTCCgatttctaccacctagcatagccatctgtaacatattgagcgcgcgctcgcgccatggagatgtcttctttttcttgttctttgaccgtcttgatgatgatatgtgcagagcacataaaacgcgcgatgaaccaacgcgttgtatccagTCAGAACGCGCTTGCACGTGCTAGCgccttcgggcctgtgtaaggggctgggtaagacgctgtggcctctcccccttacactctctctgcAATCACGTGATGTCGTCGGGGAATGagacccgcgtggcgtgctccaacaagagttcgagaCGAGTAGCGGCAACAGCAACGACATTGAAttgatggtgtgctccacttgcaaggacgcgttaacatgggcaaggtgcccgtgatgaacggaactttaagtcgacccatgctgCTGCTGTTTCGCAACCCCACATGG comes from Rhipicephalus sanguineus isolate Rsan-2018 chromosome 7, BIME_Rsan_1.4, whole genome shotgun sequence and encodes:
- the LOC119399848 gene encoding protein unc-13 homolog D, with product MDHDMMTRNDFEGEAFYALAAVAGVEDSVPIAPSQPVDLPLLQPKEKNEIMCALESRTWDKDALEFVRQQKKRKS